The proteins below come from a single Malus sylvestris chromosome 3, drMalSylv7.2, whole genome shotgun sequence genomic window:
- the LOC126615076 gene encoding leucine-rich repeat extensin-like protein 3: MAIPIPISVSVSVRVAFTITTLLLMLLHSKGSVAVSKEQTSCTMCNECHNPCPAPSLPPPSPPPPVIIECPPPPATPSSPPPLPPPPVIIECPPPPAPPSSPPPALPECPPPPQPQPPPPVRPPCQDTCGSSSSPPAADVPSLIPNRPPFAPSIVPPSLYPVNPYSPPPPYFSKSVHLRMHFHPHGLTSIFVLFTFLCFFFF, encoded by the coding sequence ATGgcaattccaattccaatttcAGTTTCAGTTTCAGTGCGAGTTGCATTTACCATCACTACTCTCCTTCTCATGCTACTGCATTCGAAAGGTAGTGTAGCAGTGTCCAAAGAGCAAACAAGCTGCACGATGTGCAATGAGTGCCACAACCCATGCCCCGCGCCATCTCTACCTCCACCATCGCCACCACCACCAGTTATCATTGAATGCCCACCACCTCCTGCGACTCCTTCTTCACCACCACCATTGCCGCCACCACCGGTTATCATTGAATGCCCACCACCTCCTGCGCCTCCTTCTTCACCACCACCAGCTCTCCCTGAATGTCCACCACCACCTCAACCTCAACCACCACCACCTGTGAGGCCTCCGTGTCAAGACACTTGCGGATCCTCCTCCTCTCCTCCCGCGGCAGATGTTCCCTCATTAATCCCGAATCGGCCTCCATTTGCGCCCTCTATAGTACCACCAAGCCTTTATCCTGTAAATCCTTACAGTCCCCCGCCACCTTATTTTTCTAAATCGGTTCATTTGAGAATGCACTTCCACCCTCATGGTCTTACTTCCATCTTTGTCTTGTTCACTTttctttgcttcttcttcttttaa
- the LOC126615077 gene encoding uncharacterized protein LOC126615077 produces the protein MEGVSTSVCKGLRGYWRRRRGYEKLSGSGRQHKNRTELGSIRKRRVWRIRIKIAPKLSFLRRIPSPKNLLVWLRDAYVKLMLGFANSQVFSTGYGGSVCDYGVGSFGKGPVKEYDEKMIIEIYKSLMLAQGQLVPREAPKLGSEIVHHRL, from the coding sequence ATGGAAGGTGTCTCTACAAGCGTTTGCAAGGGTTTGAGAGGCTactggaggaggaggagaggctACGAGAAGCTAAGTGGGTCGGGTCGACAGCACAAGAACCGGACGGAGCTGGGTTCGATCCGTAAAAGGCGCGTATGGCGGATCCGGATCAAAATCGCTCCGAAGCTGAGCTTCCTCAGAAGAATCCCTTCGCCCAAGAATTTGTTGGTGTGGCTACGGGACGCCTATGTCAAGCTGATGCTGGGATTCGCTAACTCGCAGGTCTTTAGTACCGGCTACGGTGGGTCCGTCTGCGACTACGGGGTCGGCTCCTTTGGAAAGGGTCCAGTTAAGGAGTATGATGAGAAAATGATCATCGAGATCTACAAGTCCCTGATGCTGGCGCAAGGTCAATTGGTGCCCCGCGAAGCACCCAAGCTCGGCTCAGAAATCGTTCACCACCGGCTGTAA